A DNA window from Anastrepha obliqua isolate idAnaObli1 chromosome 5, idAnaObli1_1.0, whole genome shotgun sequence contains the following coding sequences:
- the LOC129247881 gene encoding ras-related and estrogen-regulated growth inhibitor-like protein, with product MRAEDIPRVRIAVIGNADVGKSALTVRYLTGRFIGEYRSNTDLLYNKTISLDAGLTEVEIVDVYAGNEDDFPVEQVLWADACMVVYNITERRSFDYATKCLGEIKALQNSPSAYLIGNKADLDHLREIPEKEGAALAAAHSLGFCEVSVAEYTPILSKAFEKLIIDSRARPQKQIRKFSVSKMLGTLIGSSGYGSSRNLAINQGTVIPCHKGELHKTRVLKRRQGFMATSSL from the exons cattgaCAGTGCGCTATCTGACAGGCCGATTTATTGGCGAATATCGCTCAAACACAGATCTGCTGTATAATAAAACGATCTCACTGGATGCCGGTCTGACGGAAGTAGAAATTGTTGATGTATATGCCGGAAATGAGGATGATTTTCCAGTAGAACAA GTTCTTTGGGCCGATGCTTGTATGGTTGTTTACAATATAACGGAACGCAGAAGCTTTGACTACGCCACCAAATGTCTGGGTGAAATTAAGGCGTTACAGAATAGCCCATCGGCCTATTTGATAGGCAACAAAGCCGATTTGGATCACTTGAGAGAG ATACCCGAAAAGGAAGGTGCCGCACTAGCTGCTGCACATTCACTTGGTTTCTGTGAGGTTTCCGTGGCCGAGTATACCCCTATTTTGTCCAAGGCCTTTGAAAAGTTGATCATCGACTCACGAGCGCGCCCACAAAAACAGATCCGCAAATTTTCGGTGAGCAAAATGCTGGGCACACTGATCGGCAGCAGCGGCTATGGCAGCAGTCGTAACCTAGCCATCAATCAGGGCACCGTGATTCCCTGCCACAAGGGCGAGCTGCACAAGACACGTGTGTTGAAGCGTCGACAGGGCTTCATGGCCACGTCCAGTTTGTGA